TTTTATTGAAGAAATCAATAACTCCAGCAAAGTCGTCATCTGTGTCCTTTAATACAACCGCTGTCTTTGTGAAACGCAGTATACCTTTTGAAGGACTTTCAATGACAAATTCTTTGTTTGTATAACCCTTACGTGTTCTATATACGTTAAGTATAACAGGTTTAAAGTCAACTATCTCAGTAACATTTTTGTTAATTGCTTCCTTTTTGTTTACTCCGAGAATTGATGCACCGGAAGAATTTATAAAAAGCACTTTTGCATTTTTATCCAAAACGATAATACCATCCTTATTTGCTTCTACGATTGATTCTATCAATTTCCTTGAAAGGTTAATTTCTTGGATTAGGTTTTTAAAATTTACCTCATTTTGGATGGCTTGTGCCATTAGTGAAGTAATTTCTAATGCAAACTTAGGGTAGTATCTATTTGGTGATGATATACTAACCGCACCAATAAGATTTCCAGATCTATCAACTATTGGTGATGCAGCAGACGACCAATCTTTAAGATTGAAGTTAGCAAAAGCATAACCTTTTACTTCGGCTTCTTTGATTTTTTCAAGAGCCATTCCGAGTGCTGTTGTATTTCTAAGTAAATTATCTATTATCATACCTTCTCTAATTACAGGGTCTCGGTTTATGTTCATTGCAAGTAACACAACTCCATCCTTATCGACAAAGGAGATCGTAAAAGAGTCGTTAAGATATATAAACTTCTCAAAGTGTTTTTTTGAAGCAATAAGATAAAAAAAGTAATCACTTTTTCTTTTTTGAAGTTCGTATGGCGAAACAAATTTTACTAAATTCTCTACCCTCTCTACCATGGCCTAATTTTACCATAAAAATTTAATTTTTAAAAAATCTTAACAATTATTTTTTGATTTTGAATCCTTTAACTATTTAAAAACTCTTGATATTTCATTATAAATTCTATTTATTAAGTCATTTTCGTTAATATATCTTAATTCGTAAATATTCATTACCGAGGCTCTATTACTCTTGATGCATTTTGAGCCCGGATGATATTCTTTTTTTGGTGTTAATGCACGTTTCATCTGTTCAAGATTAGAATTCAAAAGAAGTGTTGCATGGTATAAAAATCCGTTGTATTTCAAGGCAGCAGCGCTTCCAGAGACTTTTTTGTCACCAACAAGAATTTCGTTATGCTTTCCAATGGAAGCTTCAATATTGAAATATTTTAAGGCATTTGCTATGGCTGAGCTTAAAAAATGTATATTCTCTAGTATGTAGTTGCTTTTTAATGTTTCTTTTTTAACTATGACAGATATGTTTAAATTACCTAGATCATGGAAAACAGTTCCACCACCTGTAGTCCTTTTAACTATCTTAATTTGGTGTATTATGCAGTAATCTTCGTCTATCTCAAATTCTTTACATTGAAATCTTCCAAGAATAACAGAAGTGGAATTTTTATAGAATCTAACGATATCTGGTAGCACCCCAAGACCTACAAGATAAAGCAATTTTTCATCAAGTGCAATGTTGAATTCGGGGTCCGTTGAATTACTCCTAATAAATACGAAATTTTCCACACTTTTATTTTAACTTTTTATTTTTTTTCTACAATAGTTTTTAAAACCTCATTTACATTTTTGTTAATTTGGGTCATTGTAAATGTATAAAATATTTTTGAAATTTTTATAAATTTTTCTACTAAACTCTTGACTTTTAAATATTTTTAGTTAAAATTACAACTTAGTTAGATATCAGTTTAAATTAATTAAAAAGGCGAAAGTTTATAATGAGAATAGGTATAACGTATAATCTTAGAAGAAGTTTAAGTGAAAAAGAAGCCGAGTTTGACTGGCCTGAGACTATTGACGCTGTAAAAAAATCCCTTGAAAATCGAGGTCACAAAGTAAAACTGTATGAAGCTACCTCACCACTACTTTTTTATTTGCTTGCAATAGATAGGCCGCAGTTTGTATTCAATATCGCTGAAGGTAAAAATGGTCCTTATAGAGAATCTTTTGTTCCTGCAATTCTTGATGAATTGAGGATTCCATACACAGGTTCATCTCTCTTATCTCTTGCTATTTCAATGGATAAAGTTATGACAAAAGAAGTTCTAATGTTTGCAAATGTTCCTACACCAAAATTTAAAGTATTGAAGCCAAATGATAAAATTAGTATTGACAATCTTCAGTTTCCTGTAATTGTCAAACCTATATACGAAGGTTCAAGTATTGGTATTTCGTCAAAATCCGTTTGTTTTTCTGAGAATGAGCTGAAATTAAATGTATTAAGGGAATTTGAAAGATTCCGAAGACCAGTAATGGTTGAAGAATTTATCGAAGGTATTGAAGTTACAGTTGGTATTATAGGAAACTACCCACCGGTAGTTTTACCTCCAATGGAAATAGATTTTTCAACTCTTTCAAGAAGAGAATTAAAGGCTTCAGCAGGTGGAATACAAACGTATAAATTCAAAGTTGATTATTCTGGAAAAGCTAACTATTATTTACCAGCAAGGTTACCTGAGGAAATTCTATCAAAAATTAAGGATATTTGTTTAAGGGCCTTTATTGCTCTTAGGAATAGAGATATAACCCGTTTTGATTTAAGAGTTGATAGGGATGGAAATCCATATATTCTTGAAGCAAACCCTCTACCTGGGCTTGACCCATTGCATTCTGATTTTCCTAGGATTTATAAACTTATGGAAAAATCTTATGAAGATCTTATAAATGATATTTTGAACACCGCAATTGAAAGACACAGAATTGAAAATAAAATAGTATTAAGTTAGTTTAAAATCATACTACCTTAAAACAAACTTTTATTAAGTTTAGAAATTTTTGTTTTGTTGCATAATATAACCAAAATTTAAAGAGGGATTTTAGCAAAAGAATTTTTAATGTATTTATAAAAATTTTTTAAGAAAGTTTGGACTTGACAAAATTTTTTTTATTCTTATAATTTATATAGGGGGTTTTTATAGTTTTATGCTAACAGGATGCAAAAAAGGTGAAGATCTTCTTTTGCAAAAGTTACCGAAGAAAAGAAAGGGATTTAACCTTCTTGAGGTAGTAATAGCTATCTCGGTATTATTTATTATTACACTAAGTGCACTGTTACTTTCAACATTTTCTGCAACAAGTCTAAAAGATTCAGAAGCTCGTGATATGGCAAAAAATATCGCAACTTTTGTTGTTGAATTCGTTCGGTCAAGAAACGTCACAATGGATAATAATTTCCTTGGTATACTTCCTCCAACCGATCCTTCTTTTTCAACCGCCTCAAGTAACGATAAGAGAAGTAAATATTGGTTTGATCCTGATTTAAATCCAAATGCGTACTTTCCAGGTCTTGTAGATTTAGGTGCAAATCCACTTTTAACTAATCCTGAACCGTTAAGGCCAAATACTTCATCTGATACTATTAATATCCATCCTGCGCTACCAGACGTTTCATATAATAGCAATTCCTTTTATTCTTCACTTCAAGGTTTTGTATCTTTTTCTAACAATCCTGTTAATTCTTCGCCTTCACAAGAAGATGGAAATGCTTTTACGAACAATGGTAAGTATTATGATTTGATAACAACTGCTCCCTATGTTGTGCAGTTTCCTGAAGGAATCAATAACTTTTCTGC
This sequence is a window from Caldisericaceae bacterium. Protein-coding genes within it:
- a CDS encoding lipoate--protein ligase family protein, translating into MENFVFIRSNSTDPEFNIALDEKLLYLVGLGVLPDIVRFYKNSTSVILGRFQCKEFEIDEDYCIIHQIKIVKRTTGGGTVFHDLGNLNISVIVKKETLKSNYILENIHFLSSAIANALKYFNIEASIGKHNEILVGDKKVSGSAAALKYNGFLYHATLLLNSNLEQMKRALTPKKEYHPGSKCIKSNRASVMNIYELRYINENDLINRIYNEISRVFK
- a CDS encoding type II secretion system GspH family protein, yielding MLTGCKKGEDLLLQKLPKKRKGFNLLEVVIAISVLFIITLSALLLSTFSATSLKDSEARDMAKNIATFVVEFVRSRNVTMDNNFLGILPPTDPSFSTASSNDKRSKYWFDPDLNPNAYFPGLVDLGANPLLTNPEPLRPNTSSDTINIHPALPDVSYNSNSFYSSLQGFVSFSNNPVNSSPSQEDGNAFTNNGKYYDLITTAPYVVQFPEGINNFSAFANYNALIFTTDSDKVNTNSAVFDPHYTNEVSKKIATMSYRGFRVLTQIVARKKDASSPNHVQYYDVKVTVFWIVGSYEHSYSLSTKVTTY
- a CDS encoding ATP-grasp domain-containing protein; this encodes MRIGITYNLRRSLSEKEAEFDWPETIDAVKKSLENRGHKVKLYEATSPLLFYLLAIDRPQFVFNIAEGKNGPYRESFVPAILDELRIPYTGSSLLSLAISMDKVMTKEVLMFANVPTPKFKVLKPNDKISIDNLQFPVIVKPIYEGSSIGISSKSVCFSENELKLNVLREFERFRRPVMVEEFIEGIEVTVGIIGNYPPVVLPPMEIDFSTLSRRELKASAGGIQTYKFKVDYSGKANYYLPARLPEEILSKIKDICLRAFIALRNRDITRFDLRVDRDGNPYILEANPLPGLDPLHSDFPRIYKLMEKSYEDLINDILNTAIERHRIENKIVLS